CCAGTTAAATTTTACTGTTTAACTGACATGTAAAATAAGAGGCACAGTCCTTTTAACCACCAGTTCACCTAGCTAGCTTAATACTAACATAATTTAAAACACCACAGACAGGCTAATTATACATGTTCAAACAATTGCTACTTTACACACAATGGAGTGTGTAATACATATAAAAATAGCATTGAGTACAGAATGTGGGCAAGTCTTTTGTatgttgtgacaaaaaaaaaaagaaatgattgcCTAAAAATCCTCAATTTAGCTGGGTCATGGACTTAAAGCCGGGAGAGCACTGTGATTTATTTGATTAGACATAGATTTATCTCCATCcagctctctttctctctcctcctCCCTTGTACTGTTCAGCTGTGTCTCATCTTGTTTAGTCTGTCACttagtttccttttttcagttcagttgagatttgttgttgtttcataCTTGCTTCCTGCGTTCCATAAATGCATAGGCCTAGTATGTGACCTTTACAATGCTGTCTCAGTCCCTCTCGACTTTACTTGGGTCAAGACAATCGCAACTTGGTAAAGCGTTGGTTTATATGACCCAGTTGGGagcagaaagaaaagaaaaagatgaaaGCTACAACTATTCACATATGTGTGATGCTTTGACCAACAGGGCAGCTTGGGAAAACACATTCGGAGCATTTCCAGCATTGAGAGGAGAATAGTGATAGGACGTTTGTATCGGGTCTGAAGAGTGTCTGATTGAACGAGCCTCTCTGTGTAAGAATAGAGGAGAAGATGACAACTCTTAGTAAAGACGCCCTCAGCGAATAGACCCAGCTGGGACTGAAAAAAGCAACAGAGATCAGAAATGACATCACTTAGCTGACCCCTTTCTTTAACAAAACATGTTTCTGTCGATGCGTACTTCAGTTCCAAAAACATTTAATAAAGTCTTGGTTTATGATGTAATGGTTATTGCTCGGCATAAATTAGAACTGTTTAATGATATCACCTTATTAGTACAGTGGATTCAAAAAGTCCTGATGGGTTTTCGTGATAAGGAAAAAAATGTGACCGAGATAAATCATTTAAAATTTTACACCACGTATGTGACCTATAATCTGTACAactcaatatatttttattaaataGCTTTTcagaagaagtaaaaaaaaaaaaaaaacagccaagataaagcagttgcataagtgtgcacaacTGCTTCGAGTTGCGGCTGTTTTTACAATAATCCAAGAGTCACCATCCAACTACAATTCAATGTGCCACTCATTAACCACAAATAAAGCTTAGATTTTTATTATGCTTTTCTTTCATTCTCAGACAGCTTCACCTTGACTAAGGCCAGAGTTCCAACAGAAGAAGCCCGACCATGATGCTGCCCCACCACACTTCCCTGTAGGTACGGACCGGTGTTGTGTTTACACCAGACACATTCCATTGAAAGTTTGGCCAAAAAGTTCATACTTGGCTTCATCATATCGTAACAAAATCTCCAAACCACATGTGAGAAAATGTGTTatggcatgtttttggaatgtgggagaaagCCCATGCAGGCACAGGTAGAACATGCAAAATCAGGAAGGCAGTAGCACACATTAAAATCCCAAACTTCAGAGCTGTGAGACTGTTCGAAGCACTAGCCCACTGCGACACAGTAAAATGACCTAACACTGCTCTGGGACTGAAATTACGTAATAATCTCTGCTCAGAAATGATgaattccatctttttttttttacagtacgtGGCAGTGACTGATTTGTTGGGACATGCACGGCTATTATCTAAAAATCATAATCATCGTTCTTCTGTGAGCTAACGCGTTACCAGACTGCACGCCATATGATTTGAGAGCTACATGCTCCATTTCCGTGTCAAGGCTgcttgtcaaactcattttttttcacgggccgcattgtagtcatagcttcttttggagggccgttatgactgtcaacccaaataaatgtatgagcacctcatattatacacagtaaaagctacaaaacaaagtgacaaataactcgttttcaaatcagatgagtaaaaactggtaaaaaaattaaaagtgaagacaatttgcaattctagtaatgacacacgaatttgatgcacaatttgtctttgcgggccacattaaatgatgtggcgggccgtatctggcccccggaacttgagtttgacatctgtatCACAGCTGCGGCCGCCGTTTTCAATCAGGTCACGAGGCAATTTCCCCCAATCACAAGCTCTTATTCTGACAATCGATTACCAAACCATGTTTCCATTCGTGACTACAGATTGTGTTGCCAAGTTAATACTTTTTCAGTGTTACAAGACTCTCTCGTGAAAAACAACGCTGGATTATGTGTGACATGTGATCGTGGAACAGCTGCGCTTTCACTCGTACAATGGGCACATATCGCTGACGAACCAAATACTCAAATTAATGTTCCTTGGTGTTGAAGCTCCCACAGTGACAGTGGATGTTTTGTTTAGCGATGCTAACAGTGACAATGTGTCATGATAGAATTCAATTAGCAACGTGGCTCTCAAGAAGATTGTTTCTGGAGCCGAAGCCAAGTGTTGAGCTGACAATATCTGGCCGAAAACGCTCAACTTTGCACGTTCCACATCCCGAGAACGCTCACACTGCATGTGACGTTTTAGCTTATTCCACCAGCGTTGGGTAGGTTTTCATAAGTCAGGAGTTTTCTAGatagtattttattttgtttcgacTTTTGGTTTGTAACATTTGAATTAATTTTTAAAGGGAAGTCAACCcgaaattatttatatttataattatattttgcattatttatatttataatgatatgttctgtgcagcctaACTAGTCAAAACACAGTGTTATGATTAATGtcttgtttgtggaatatgaatttaaCAGGCAAAAGACACCTGTTTTTAATCGTTCTCATAGGGCGGCTATTTTGTCCCTTCCCGTCGACTAAAGATGACGTCACAGTTGCGCAAGGTTCAGGTAACGACCAACCCCCTGCTCATCATTTTTGTGAACTGAAACTGGTGATGCTTCTTAATTAGGTGAACTGCAAATTCAAAATTGTGTCTAAATTTGCCCTTGGCAAAAGCGGGAAAGAAAAGGGATGAATAAATGGAAGAAAAACtaagttttttttcccatgcccATCTGTCACTTGCCACAAATGCAAAATTGCCTCTAGTGCAGCCATATATTTTACTTGAAAAGTATCTTCTCTTCTCAGTCTGTGCTGGAGTGAGTAAGAGAAGTCTGAGTGAACCCATATTGTCAgcaaaagaatatttttttctccaaaaggCTCCAAATATACTCCGTGACTAAGTAAATAAAGGAGATAAAGAGGGGAGGAAAGGCTGTGACGGAATCATGTGCAAATGATTACAAGTGAAAAGGGAGAGAAAATGCTTTTAATCAAATGTTCTTGTCTCACAATGAAAGGCATCCCCTCATGTGGCATAAActgcttttttcttcttaagTGTGGTTTCagagcatttgtttttgtttgaacaTTTAATACTTTTTTGAACATTGCCCTTGCAAACATGCTTATGGTGCATAATGTGCAAGAAGTCATGGGAACaggacaatgaaaaaaaaaagtgatgtaaTCTTGTAGCAGTACATCAAACAACTGCTTGTTATGTCTGAGTGAGTGTAGGCCAAGTATGTGTTTGTATTTGTACCTGCATACACAACTTTGTCCGCCTGCCATCCTCCCCCTAAATCTAGAACTTCAATGCAAAACCTGAGGAAAATCCTAGACAAGAACATCATAGCACATAGTTTCATACCATTATAAAATTAAaagttattttttatatatactatcttccaaatatttgattttttggtTCTTTCAAACATCACCCTATATTTTCAAGCTGGCAGAGTTGGAATTTGTTTCAGAAAGTAGTGGTGTTGCAGACAGTAAACAACTCTTATGTTATGTTGGGGTTATTTACACTCAGCAAGGTGACAAAATATGCGGGGCTGGCGTAACATGTTACTGGTTCGTACATGAGAATGAGAGGAAGTGACACAATGAGAACAGACAAAGGCATCACTCAGGATGGAGAAGAACAGAGAACGCAAATGCgggttaaaaatgagaggaaaaactgAGGCAGTAGAGGGAAAAAGGAAGAGATGTAGTTTTCCTGTTTTACATCGGTgaatgagacacacacacacacagctacacAAGGGATGTCTGGAGCTGACATGTTGCGACATCCTGCCAGCAACAGCTGACAATGGCATGTTAGCATGCGTGTgcatgcgtttgtgtgtgtgtgtgtgtgtgtgtgtgtgtgtgcgtgtgcgtgtgtgtgtgtgtgtgtgtgtgtgtgtgtgtgtgtgtgtacgcacgCGTGTTTAGGCATGCAATATTTTGCtatttaaagaaaataaacgtgacacgTATGACTTGTTGTATGTTAAGGTAGATAGATGGAGGTCAATCAATGCTTTGTTAGGCTCATTTCAAATTTAAAGAGCAACACCAAATGCTTTACATTGAACTCAAatgcaaaacaataaataaatagaatttcCATGACATCATGCTTTTTAATGAGAATGTGCTGACTTTGTGTCATGTCTATTTCAACCATTTCCCGGTTATCATTGTTTCATGTGAGGAGTGCGTCCCGAAATTTGCCTTGTGAATGAACGCCATTTTGTCAACTCATTAGCAAATTATTACTATTAGAGTTTTTAGAATTTAATTCAACGTGTTAATTTAGTTGTTTTTCTGtgcaaactttaaaaaaaattctaaaacaCTGATGAAAATTATACAGttagttttttttccacgaAAAATCATGGAAATCcaagaaaaatgcaaaatatgaaaaactgaaaaaattgtGTGTCACATAAGTGCATGCACCGTAATAACATAGCAGGAATGCAGATCAAAGTGGCTCTGAAAAGCACACTCTATGCcaagtgatttatttttattcccaTTTGGTATTTTGACTACAGGTCTTCGACTGCTAGAATGTGTGTGAACATGCATGTGTATGTGCTGAGGTGCGTGCAATGTGAGTGCGACGAGCGCCGGTGACCAAAAAAGACTTGGAATCATGATGAATGCTCCCACTGTCTAACTACAACCTGCTATTGTGGTCTACAGCACACTATATTGgaccgtgcccccccccccccccccccccccaacacacacacagatatgtGCAATTCTAGGTCTGCCCCACCACACACAGCTGGACAAGGTGGACATTGAGTTACAAAGTAGCCTGTCGTAGCATTTGTATATTCTCAATATTTCACTGCCTAGTGCATCTTCAACAATTTTGTGGTTTTCAAGATACTTTTGGCCCGCTTCAATGTTTGAATTTACTTTGGACTGTGGCAGCACAGCGCActagtggttagcacatccggACTTCccttgtggagtttgcatgttctcctcatGCTTGTGTGGGTTGTCACTGAGCACTTGGCCTTCCTCATACATTCCCCAAACATGCTTGTTATGTTTATTACAGACTCTAAAATGTCCATTAGTGTGAATGTCTGCCCAGCcacttgcccaaagtcagctaagaTAGGCCGCTTCAGCTAACCTGTGACGCAAATGCGGATACGCTggcaagaaaatggatggatgattcatTACTACAAAGAGCAGCATTCCATTCACACTGCCCCTCAAGGTCTTTCCCACAATTTGGGAGTCCCTTAATTGTATCAATGAACAAAGCCAGCTCAATGGGTCCACCACTAAAACTTTAATCTACATTGTGAGGACAAAAAACATCCTGCCCTAAGTCAAGCGgaagcgcgtgtgcgtgtgtccaTGCTGACGTTTTTAGAATCCAAGGACAGTACATTTCCTCTCACGCTTTCTATTGTtcctgcagcaaaaaaaaaatattattccaaAAGGAAAAAGCAGCCAATAGAAAGACAGCGGCAAGCATGCTGAACACTTGGCAACTTAAAGTAGGATGGAAAGCAGAGCTAGACTAATCTTTGTGCATAATCTTTCATAATAAAAGAAATTGGTGGTCTCTAGTTAAAAGTGTGTAttgtatgtccccccccccccaacattttttttaaaaagtgtatTTTACTTATTTTGTCAAGGTGCAGTTTTGGGATCGGCAGCTGTTGCGTTTGGGCCCTCTTGAGCACTCCCACCCTACTCATTGCTTTGGGAGGTGATGAACTGACATTCAAACATCtgtgctgccctctgctggattTCTGCCTCATTCCGAATGACCTAAAAGTAAGCTGAACAACGGTGAGTTGTATTTTAACTCCAGGGGTTATCCAGTCCCTGACTTCTCCATAGGGCTTGTCTAAAGCAGCATATTGCAAATTGGTATTATCTAAAGTTCTAAACAACAGATAACATAATTATAACTTGTATTTGTgtggaaacatagctgaagaatTCAAGGTTTTATCAGTTTTACCAGGATGGTAAACATCATACAGTCAGCCTTttgcttatttaaaaaaatttattTGAATGTACTTACATACTGGTGTCAAAAGAGAATGCACCAAAAATGTTACACTGACTTACAATTACAAAGAAAAAGTGATTTTTATCTTCACGTACAAGGACTGGAGGGAAGAAAACTATGTACAAAAGGGAACTGTGAGACCCCAACTTCAAGTCACAATGAGCGATGTGGGTGAGTCAGAGAACCATCGAAAAACTGAATCCAAATTGTACCACTCAAAAACAAACTTCGCCTCTGCAGATCACAAAAATCTTAGAGCTACTGTTATTTGGGCACAAATGGCCTTCACTTAAAATAAATCCTAttctaaaaaaattatattgaaaACAGATATATAATGAATGTCTGGATGGACGTCTAAGGTTTTGggagataaaaaaaattcttactTCCAGAAATTCATTTAAACAATGAACATTTGTAGGAATGAAGAAAAAGAGGGGGCGGAGAAATGTTGATAAACTGAAGAAAACGCATGCAATGCAGTGCTAAACCCAAAACACGCATTTGGTCTCATTACTGCCTGTGACAGCAAACTTGGCCTCTAAGCTCTGCCTCCAGACAGTCTAAAGATGTACAAATAGATATAAATCACAACTTTTATGGCACTTGGCGGAGGCGTCAACTATTTCATAACACCCAAGGAGCATTGTGCAGGTCTTGGGGAAACTCCCATGAAAAATAAAGTGTGAAAAAGCCAGGTAGAGAAAAGGGTTTGGAAAAAGTCAGGAACGCGTTCTACAAATGTAGCTTGGGAAAAGATGAGCTGCTCTAGGTGCCAGTCATTAGCGAGGCggggagtgtgtgcgtgtgtgtgtgtgttggggaagggggggggggtctttctgATATGAGCGAAGGACAGAAACAACTGAAAGGGTGAGTGTAAAGTGAGGATCCACCTAAACCAGAAAACCTGCTGCATGGTGAAGGTGAGCATCATGTGAGGTCAGGACTTCAATTCTGGTggaccagctgcttggcgcaccCAAAGAGTTCCTCTTTACTTTTGGTCACTTTTGGGCTTTTTGCTGTCATTCCCGTTGTTCTCAGGCTTGGCTCCTCCCTCCGCCTTATTCTCCTCTCCCTCCGGGTGCTTCCGCTTCTTCGTGTCATCTGACAGGGTCTGAGCGTGGCAGGGGTGTGGTCGGAAGGTGATGATCATGCAGGTCATGTTGTCGCACCCTGTCCCATCTCCAGATGTGTCTGGGGCCAAGCAATGGTCCAATagctgaggggggaaaaagaaaaaaaagaaagttagtTGGGGAAGGggtcggggtgggggggttgatgGGTTCGTCACCTCCTCCACAATGGACGAAAGAGGTCTGGCGCTGCCACTCTGATCTGGCTTGATCCTCTCGCTGATAAAATCGACCACCTCCTGACTGCTCAACACATTCCTAAAGATCCGATTGAGGAAAAACGAGGCTCAGTGACGGGTGAAAAGTAACAAGCGCAGCGACATGCGCCGACAATTTAGCAGAAAGCTAAATCCCCCCACCAGATGCCATCGCAGGCGATGACCATGAAGTCATGGTCATCGTTGAGTGTCAGAACATTCACGTCGGGCATGGCTGAAATCATCTGCTCCTCTGGGGGCAGAACCTTGTTCCTCTTGTAGAAATgatcacctggagagaaagaaaTCAGTACAGTAGTTAAGTATTTGTACTAGCAATTAGTATTTGTTCTCAGGTGTATATAGTTTTTATTTCTACAACTGTACTCAATTGTGTTCCATCTATACCGTTGAGCAATGAGCACGTACGTACCGATGGCTCTGGAAAGGTTCAGACCACCGTTGACCCGTCCGTCCACGGTCACTTTGCCTCCGGCCTTTTTAATGCGAGACAGCTCCACCCAATCCTCGGGCTTGTGGTCGTAAGACATATCCACAGCTTTCCCTGCAGCAAACCCAGAAGTTGCATTATAtttctaacaaatatattcaaagATCAGACGAGCCACACATCCAGACGTCAAATAACAAAAAAGCAAATATCTGTGCCATAAAACtagctttaaataaccaatgtGACACCAATGAAAATACGGGATTGTTACCTCGCTCGGAGACCACGCAGCGGGAGTCTCCTGCGTTGGCCACAATCAGCTGTTTGCCTCGAATCAGAGCCACAACAGCAGTGGTGCCGCTATCTGAGCCAGGCTGAAAttcatcccccccaaaaaacataaGCGTTCCCAAATTGGAATTACAAGAGACAAAGGGTATCAAACCGTCACTTATTTAAGTTTAAATCTTTCCACCAGATCCACACCTCCTCCTTGCCGTCCATCCCAGGTAGATTCATTTCTGTCTCATCTTCATCCTCCGAGTCTTCCTCCCCCTCTTCAGTATCCTCTTCTTCTGGGTCACTGCTGTCAGCCTCCTCCCCTTCTTcactgccgcactgaacaagaaCATCTGCGTATGCTTCTACTGGtgaccaacccaacccaacccaacaatTTGTTCCCTCACCTCTTCATCActtgcctcctcttcctcttcttcttcttccccctCCGGTTCAGACTCTTCACTGTCATCAAAGAATTTGGACTTGGAATCGCCTTCGGTTTTGGAGGACGACGAACACGAGGGTCCTGCGTCGACCTCGGCAATAGCGGCCTTTTCTTCGCCATTGGAGCCCCCCGAGCCGTCGCAGTCAGTTGCTGTGTAGGTGAAAAGGGCACAAACGTCACCAAGATTGAAACTATTTTTAAACGAGATCACCGGAGATGATCATGTTCAAGTAAACTTACCAGAGCCGCAGCCTTCATCGCTAATCCTTCGGCGGCACGCCCGCAGCTTGGACCCACAGTCTGCTCCGTTGCCATCCTTCGTTCCATTGCCGTCCTTAGTTCCGTTGCCGTCCTTCGTTCCGTTGCCGTCCTTCGTTCCGTTGGTCTCCTCTTCCACCTCTCCGTTCAGACACTCCTCCTTCTTTGGCCCTTCCTCACCTTCCCCCTTGTGTCCAGAGGCTTCCGGAGACTGGCCCGGTGCCTTTTTAGCAGTTGTGCTGGagtgaaaaaaatcaaaatcaaaaaaGGAAGAGGAAATTAGACCATGTATGGTTGGCAATTGAATATTCCAAAGACAAAGACATTGAGCTTACCCGCCAGCAGTGGCTTGCTTGTTAGCATTTTTATTCTGTCCATAACGGAGGAGGAGTTCCTCGATGGTCATAGTGGCCTCCTCATGGAGTAAAGCAGCCTCTTCTGTGTCCACTGGATAGAAAGCAGACAGAAAACAAGAGAAATGTTGTCAGCAGCAGCACTGGACAGCAATATATTGAAAGATGGATTTACCCTAGGATGACTGCCATCAGTGACGATACACTTACCATCATCCTCGTCTGCCACTTTTTTAGTGGGCGGCTCTTCGATGGGACGCCCGGCGATCTG
This genomic window from Syngnathus scovelli strain Florida chromosome 4, RoL_Ssco_1.2, whole genome shotgun sequence contains:
- the ppm1g gene encoding protein phosphatase 1G, which codes for MGAYLSQPNTTKTSSDGGNSTMSYGFSAMQGWRVSMEDAHNCIPDFDEETAMFSVYDGHGGEEVALYCSKYLPDVIKEQKTYKDGKLQKALEDAFLAIDCRITTEDVIKELVQIAGRPIEEPPTKKVADEDDVDTEEAALLHEEATMTIEELLLRYGQNKNANKQATAGGTTAKKAPGQSPEASGHKGEGEEGPKKEECLNGEVEEETNGTKDGNGTKDGNGTKDGNGTKDGNGADCGSKLRACRRRISDEGCGSATDCDGSGGSNGEEKAAIAEVDAGPSCSSSSKTEGDSKSKFFDDSEESEPEGEEEEEEEEASDEECGSEEGEEADSSDPEEEDTEEGEEDSEDEDETEMNLPGMDGKEEPGSDSGTTAVVALIRGKQLIVANAGDSRCVVSERGKAVDMSYDHKPEDWVELSRIKKAGGKVTVDGRVNGGLNLSRAIGDHFYKRNKVLPPEEQMISAMPDVNVLTLNDDHDFMVIACDGIWNVLSSQEVVDFISERIKPDQSGSARPLSSIVEELLDHCLAPDTSGDGTGCDNMTCMIITFRPHPCHAQTLSDDTKKRKHPEGEENKAEGGAKPENNGNDSKKPKSDQK